One genomic region from Vidua macroura isolate BioBank_ID:100142 chromosome 18, ASM2450914v1, whole genome shotgun sequence encodes:
- the GUCD1 gene encoding protein GUCD1 isoform X1 — MASAASRPAPRAGTGTRRWGRRGLVPSAPARGQPGSPAVPRLRGRAARPSPAVSCPCPPARPAALLAATARGKRPGARPPSAPASGRSQRRAPGPRRRLGGAGSERAAGAATAMKSPREAGEPPPVDCIQLKVPVIQQLYHWDCGLACSRMVLQYLNHLDNDEFQKAIQELQLTKSIWTIDLAYLMRHFGVKHKFCTQTLGVDKGYKNQVQPGQQQCIASTLSPPPCLSLDVEDPPLESFYRKHFDTEENRVNQLFAQAKDCKVLVEKCTVTVQDIQNHLSQGHVAIVLVNAVLLLCDLCSSPVKYCCFLPIGQKCFCRSPDYQGHFIVLCGYNKASGSIYYNNPAYADRTCCTSISNFEEARTSYGTDEDILFIYTDS, encoded by the exons ATGGcctccgccgcctcccgcccTGCTCCGCGCGCCGGAACCGGAACGCGGCGCTGGGGGCGGCGCGGCCTCGTCCCGTCCGCTCCCGCCCGGGGCCAGCCCGGCAGCCCCGCGGTGCCCCGGCTCCGGGGCAGGGCTGCGCGGCCCTCGCCCGCCGTGTCATGCCCCTGCCCGCCCGCACGCCCCGCCGCTCTCCTCGCCGCCACGGCGCGGGGCAAGCGCCCCGGGGCCCGGCCCCCCTCAGCCCCCGCCTCCGGGAGGAGCCAGCGCCGGgccccggggccgcgccgccggcTCGGCGGGGCCGGCAGTGAACGGGCGGCGGGTGCCGCCACCGCCATGAAGAGCCCCCGGGAGGCCGGCGAGCCGCCGCCAG TTGACTGCATCCAGCTGAAAGTGCCAGTGATTCAGCAGCTGTACCACTGGGACTGTGGGCTGGCCTGCTCCAGGATGGTGCTTCA GTACCTGAATCATTTGGACAATGATGAGTTTCAGAAAGCCATCCAGGAACTCCAGTTAACAAAGAGTATCTGGACTATTGACCTGGCCTACCTAATGCGGCACTTCGGAGTTAAGCATAAATTTTGCACCCAGACACTCGGAGTGGACAAGGGCTACAAAAATCAG GtacagcctgggcagcagcagtgtaTAGCTTCCACACTTTCCCCACCACCGTGCCTCAGCCTTGACGTGGAAGATCCACCTCTAGAG TCATTTTACAGGAAGCACTTCGACACAGAAGAGAATCGAGTGAATCAGCTCTTTGCACAAGCCAAAGACTGCAAGGTGCTGGTGGAGAAATG CACAGTAACCGTTCAAGACATCCAAAACCACCTGTCCCAGGGTCACGTAGCCATTGTCCTTGTGAACGCAGTCCTGCTACTGTGTGATCTTTGCTCAAGTCCTGTCAAATACTGCTGCTTCCTTCCCATCGGACAGAAGTGCTTCTGCAGGAGCCCTGACTACCAGGGCCATTTCATTGTGTTATGTGGCTACAACAAAGCCTCAGGGAGTATTTACTACAACAACCCTGCCTATGCTGACC GAACATGCTGCACCAGCATCAGTAACTTCGAGGAAGCCAGGACAAGTTATGGCACAGATGAAGATATTCTGTTCATCTACACAGACAGCTGA
- the GUCD1 gene encoding protein GUCD1 isoform X2, with the protein MASAASRPAPRAGTGTRRWGRRGLVPSAPARGQPGSPAVPRLRGRAARPSPAVSCPCPPARPAALLAATARGKRPGARPPSAPASGRSQRRAPGPRRRLGGAGSERAAGAATAMKSPREAGEPPPVDCIQLKVPVIQQLYHWDCGLACSRMVLQYLNHLDNDEFQKAIQELQLTKSIWTIDLAYLMRHFGVKHKFCTQTLGVDKGYKNQSFYRKHFDTEENRVNQLFAQAKDCKVLVEKCTVTVQDIQNHLSQGHVAIVLVNAVLLLCDLCSSPVKYCCFLPIGQKCFCRSPDYQGHFIVLCGYNKASGSIYYNNPAYADRTCCTSISNFEEARTSYGTDEDILFIYTDS; encoded by the exons ATGGcctccgccgcctcccgcccTGCTCCGCGCGCCGGAACCGGAACGCGGCGCTGGGGGCGGCGCGGCCTCGTCCCGTCCGCTCCCGCCCGGGGCCAGCCCGGCAGCCCCGCGGTGCCCCGGCTCCGGGGCAGGGCTGCGCGGCCCTCGCCCGCCGTGTCATGCCCCTGCCCGCCCGCACGCCCCGCCGCTCTCCTCGCCGCCACGGCGCGGGGCAAGCGCCCCGGGGCCCGGCCCCCCTCAGCCCCCGCCTCCGGGAGGAGCCAGCGCCGGgccccggggccgcgccgccggcTCGGCGGGGCCGGCAGTGAACGGGCGGCGGGTGCCGCCACCGCCATGAAGAGCCCCCGGGAGGCCGGCGAGCCGCCGCCAG TTGACTGCATCCAGCTGAAAGTGCCAGTGATTCAGCAGCTGTACCACTGGGACTGTGGGCTGGCCTGCTCCAGGATGGTGCTTCA GTACCTGAATCATTTGGACAATGATGAGTTTCAGAAAGCCATCCAGGAACTCCAGTTAACAAAGAGTATCTGGACTATTGACCTGGCCTACCTAATGCGGCACTTCGGAGTTAAGCATAAATTTTGCACCCAGACACTCGGAGTGGACAAGGGCTACAAAAATCAG TCATTTTACAGGAAGCACTTCGACACAGAAGAGAATCGAGTGAATCAGCTCTTTGCACAAGCCAAAGACTGCAAGGTGCTGGTGGAGAAATG CACAGTAACCGTTCAAGACATCCAAAACCACCTGTCCCAGGGTCACGTAGCCATTGTCCTTGTGAACGCAGTCCTGCTACTGTGTGATCTTTGCTCAAGTCCTGTCAAATACTGCTGCTTCCTTCCCATCGGACAGAAGTGCTTCTGCAGGAGCCCTGACTACCAGGGCCATTTCATTGTGTTATGTGGCTACAACAAAGCCTCAGGGAGTATTTACTACAACAACCCTGCCTATGCTGACC GAACATGCTGCACCAGCATCAGTAACTTCGAGGAAGCCAGGACAAGTTATGGCACAGATGAAGATATTCTGTTCATCTACACAGACAGCTGA
- the SNRPD3 gene encoding small nuclear ribonucleoprotein Sm D3, with protein MSIGVPIKVLHEAEGHIVTCETNTGEVYRGKLIEAEDNMNCQMSNITVTYRDGRVAQLEQVYIRGSKIRFLILPDMLKNAPMLKSMKNKNQGSGAGRGKAAILKAQVAARGRGRGMGRGNIFQKRR; from the exons atGTCGATTGGAGTGCCAATCAAGGTCCTGCACGAGGCCGAGGGCCACATCGTGACCTGTGAGACCAATACAGGAGAAGTTTACCGAGGCAAACTTATCGAAGCTGAAGACAACATGAATTGTCAG ATGTCCAACATAACAGTGACATACAGAGATGGACGGGTGGCACAGCTCGAGCAGGTGTACATCAGGGGCAGCAAGATACGGTTTCTCATCTTACCAGATATGTTGAAGAATGCTCCTATGCTAAAGAGCATGAAGAATAAAAACCAGGGTTCTGGAGCTGGGCGAGGGAAAGCAGCTATTCTGAAAGCTCAAG tggCTGCAAGAGGAAGAGGCCGTGGTATGGGCCGTGGCAACATCTTCCAGAAGCGAAGATAA